Proteins encoded in a region of the Streptomyces violaceoruber genome:
- a CDS encoding ABC transporter substrate-binding protein: protein MIRTGTSLALTGAILVGALGLTGCAASEEDDGTGGRSKGRDIAIGASLELSGPTQSIGTAYKKALELQVDSINEQGGVLGGRKLRLIVKDNQTKPAQNITNVNDLINNDHVVAVITGGCSACTVPVTSIVEKRKVPLISLASATAITDPVAERQYTFKISPNPAQDAEVLLADLKKKGVKSVGLLNVDNPYGQEGRAAVLAQAKKAGIEVTGTQQFGQEDKDMSVQAKRLVDDRPEAVVVWAVMPVAGIIAKNLRDAEFDGGVYLDAGAGAELFVKGAQGAAEGVHMVFPRVLAIGDVTSGGDSVRNQKQWVARYTDRYQDYSGFASFAADAALMLRDAIAKSGSTDGAELRDTIETIGFDGVSGPIRNSAKEHSGLQPESLGVLVVRDGDWHLAN from the coding sequence GTGATCCGTACAGGTACCTCGTTGGCGCTGACCGGCGCGATCCTCGTCGGCGCCTTGGGGCTCACCGGCTGCGCCGCGTCCGAGGAGGACGACGGGACCGGCGGGCGGTCGAAGGGTCGAGACATCGCGATCGGCGCCAGCCTGGAGTTGTCGGGGCCGACACAGAGCATCGGCACGGCGTACAAGAAGGCCCTCGAACTCCAGGTGGACTCGATCAACGAGCAGGGCGGAGTGCTGGGCGGACGCAAGCTCCGGCTGATCGTCAAGGACAACCAGACCAAGCCCGCGCAGAACATCACCAACGTCAACGACCTGATCAACAACGATCATGTCGTGGCGGTGATCACGGGTGGTTGCTCGGCGTGCACCGTCCCGGTCACCAGCATCGTGGAGAAGCGCAAGGTGCCACTGATCTCGCTGGCCTCGGCAACGGCGATCACCGACCCGGTGGCGGAACGTCAGTACACCTTCAAGATCTCGCCCAACCCCGCCCAGGACGCCGAAGTGCTGCTGGCCGATCTGAAGAAGAAGGGGGTGAAGAGTGTCGGCCTGCTCAACGTCGACAACCCCTACGGGCAGGAGGGCCGGGCCGCGGTCCTGGCCCAGGCGAAGAAGGCCGGCATCGAGGTCACCGGCACGCAGCAGTTCGGCCAGGAGGACAAGGACATGAGCGTCCAGGCGAAACGCCTGGTCGACGACCGACCCGAGGCCGTGGTGGTCTGGGCGGTCATGCCGGTTGCCGGGATCATCGCCAAGAACCTTCGGGACGCGGAATTCGACGGTGGTGTCTATCTGGATGCCGGCGCCGGTGCGGAACTCTTCGTCAAGGGTGCTCAAGGAGCCGCGGAGGGCGTCCACATGGTCTTCCCCCGCGTCCTGGCGATCGGTGACGTCACCTCGGGCGGTGACAGCGTGCGGAACCAGAAGCAGTGGGTGGCGCGCTACACGGACCGGTACCAGGACTACTCCGGGTTCGCCTCCTTCGCGGCCGACGCCGCCCTGATGCTGCGCGACGCCATCGCCAAGTCGGGCAGCACGGACGGTGCCGAGCTGCGCGACACGATCGAGACGATCGGATTCGACGGAGTGTCCGGCCCGATCCGGAACTCGGCGAAGGAGCACTCCGGTCTCCAGCCGGAGTCGCTCGGCGTACTCGTGGTACGTGACGGCGACTGGCATCTGGCGAACTGA
- a CDS encoding CASTOR/POLLUX-related putative ion channel, which translates to MGRRRAVSWRHRARYAFDRTLARSTGALLGWLAACCLAIVVPVSTLLVWTDPRAPRSLTERLVAVWRTSAETLRLGGVTGAPLRMLLSVFLGLIALLCVSTLVGVITTGLGDRLEELRRGRSRVLEKGHAVVLGWSDQVFTVVGEMVISQVGRVRGAVAVLADRDSAVMASDLNAALGVTRGVRVVCRTGAPIDPAALALLTPAAAHCVLVLPGDDDADDAEVVRVLLALRALLGAGAGPPVVAAVRDERFLTAARLAAGPRGFVLDVESTAARLLVQAARHPGLVRALRDLLDLTGAEFHVVHAPDALGLTFAEISSRYEEACAVGYLAADGRALLTPASGARCGPGDRLIVVARDDRPPVAKREGTAVDPTVMADRPDRQRSFSKTLLLGWNRRAPLVMELLCRTAQPGSHLHVVSGADDGPVTAGAVGPTDDERVAVTYHVGEPTRPDTLRALDLFGYDSVIALAPDAGPHRARPDDQLLLTLLNLRAVEEETGRALPVVAELTDHRSLALAPLGPEWDAVVRGELTSLVMTRIAQNTGMAAVFEELFAARGGALALRPASHYVLPGRVASFATVVASALTRGECVIGYRAHDARTPRREADVRLAPGKAERRVWTSSDEILVVTPPDAGARRPGTASDELPTRPDMLPEARRGTEDRPARGPAPE; encoded by the coding sequence CGCGTTATGCCTTCGACCGGACACTGGCCCGAAGCACCGGGGCACTGCTCGGCTGGCTGGCCGCCTGCTGTCTGGCGATCGTCGTTCCCGTCAGCACCCTCCTGGTGTGGACCGACCCGCGGGCACCCCGCTCCCTGACGGAACGGCTCGTGGCGGTGTGGCGTACGAGCGCCGAGACCCTTCGCCTCGGCGGGGTGACCGGTGCGCCGCTCCGGATGCTCCTGTCGGTGTTCCTCGGACTGATCGCCCTGCTGTGTGTCTCCACCCTGGTGGGTGTGATCACGACCGGGCTGGGTGACCGCCTGGAAGAACTGCGCCGGGGTCGGTCCAGGGTGCTGGAGAAGGGGCACGCGGTGGTGCTCGGCTGGTCCGACCAGGTCTTCACCGTGGTCGGTGAGATGGTCATCAGCCAGGTCGGCAGGGTGCGGGGGGCCGTCGCGGTGCTCGCCGATCGCGACTCCGCCGTGATGGCCTCGGACCTGAACGCGGCGCTGGGAGTGACTCGCGGAGTACGCGTCGTCTGCCGTACCGGCGCCCCGATCGACCCCGCTGCCCTCGCGCTGCTCACTCCTGCCGCGGCGCACTGCGTCCTGGTGCTGCCGGGCGACGACGACGCCGACGACGCGGAAGTGGTCCGGGTGCTGTTGGCCCTGCGAGCCCTGCTCGGCGCCGGGGCGGGCCCGCCGGTGGTGGCCGCCGTGCGCGACGAGCGGTTCCTGACCGCGGCCCGGCTCGCTGCCGGACCGCGGGGCTTCGTCCTGGACGTCGAGTCCACCGCGGCGCGGCTGCTCGTCCAGGCCGCCCGGCACCCCGGCCTGGTACGGGCGTTGCGGGACCTTCTCGATCTCACGGGCGCCGAGTTCCACGTGGTCCATGCGCCGGACGCCCTGGGGCTGACGTTCGCCGAGATCTCGTCGCGGTACGAGGAGGCCTGTGCCGTCGGGTACCTGGCGGCCGACGGTCGTGCTTTGCTCACACCGGCGTCCGGCGCGCGATGTGGCCCCGGGGACCGTTTGATCGTCGTCGCGCGGGACGACCGGCCGCCCGTCGCGAAGCGGGAGGGCACCGCTGTGGATCCCACCGTCATGGCGGACCGGCCCGACCGGCAGCGGTCCTTCTCGAAGACGCTGCTGCTGGGGTGGAACCGTCGCGCTCCACTGGTCATGGAGTTGCTCTGCCGCACCGCCCAGCCGGGCTCGCACCTGCACGTCGTCAGCGGTGCCGACGACGGACCGGTGACCGCGGGGGCCGTGGGCCCCACCGACGACGAACGGGTCGCCGTGACGTACCACGTCGGGGAGCCGACCCGACCCGACACGCTGCGCGCGCTCGACCTGTTCGGCTACGACAGCGTGATCGCGCTCGCACCGGACGCGGGTCCGCACCGGGCCCGGCCCGACGACCAGCTGCTGCTCACGCTGCTGAACCTGAGGGCCGTCGAGGAGGAGACGGGACGGGCCCTGCCCGTCGTCGCCGAACTGACCGACCACCGCAGCCTGGCACTGGCCCCGCTGGGCCCGGAGTGGGACGCTGTCGTGCGCGGCGAGCTGACCTCCCTGGTCATGACCAGGATCGCGCAGAACACCGGCATGGCCGCCGTGTTCGAGGAGCTCTTCGCCGCACGGGGTGGCGCCCTGGCCCTGCGCCCGGCCTCCCACTACGTACTCCCCGGACGGGTCGCGTCCTTCGCCACCGTGGTGGCGTCCGCCCTCACGCGTGGGGAGTGCGTGATCGGGTACCGGGCGCACGACGCACGCACCCCGCGCCGGGAGGCCGACGTGCGCCTCGCCCCTGGCAAAGCGGAACGACGTGTCTGGACTTCCTCGGACGAGATCCTGGTCGTGACCCCGCCGGACGCGGGTGCCCGCCGCCCAGGTACCGCATCCGACGAGCTGCCGACGCGTCCGGACATGCTCCCGGAAGCCCGGCGGGGCACGGAAGACAGACCTGCGCGCGGCCCCGCTCCCGAATGA
- a CDS encoding branched-chain amino acid ABC transporter permease translates to MNVSHRARALVGSRAAGYAVFVVLLLTVPAVFTRVPFYTMSVAVLMCLQATAALGLVPLVGRAGQISLGQAAFFAVGGYTSAILTGRWHVNALLALTAGAALAMAVAYVVGLFIFRAQGQYLALATLSFGLVVSSLANQLPLTGASNGLAGIPSLAPFGVELDTDLSVYYLVAGVLLVAVLSVDALLRSPAGDALSALGDSPVATEAAGVSAAALRRGALALAAGLASVAGSLYAHWSSFMDSGQAGLLNSVQLLVIASVGGLRTPWGAPLGALVIVTFSEASKDLIPKVFPSATGNFDIIVYGIALIAVLLFLPRGVGGVTAVRRERSVRKRQDGPAPATTARTQERGTQ, encoded by the coding sequence ATGAACGTGTCGCACCGGGCACGCGCCCTGGTCGGCTCCCGTGCCGCCGGGTACGCCGTCTTCGTCGTACTGCTGCTGACGGTCCCCGCCGTCTTCACGAGGGTGCCCTTCTACACGATGTCGGTCGCCGTGCTGATGTGTCTGCAGGCCACGGCGGCCCTGGGCCTCGTTCCGCTGGTCGGCCGGGCCGGTCAGATCTCCCTCGGGCAGGCCGCCTTCTTCGCCGTCGGCGGGTACACCTCCGCGATCCTCACCGGCAGATGGCACGTCAACGCCCTGCTCGCGCTGACCGCCGGGGCCGCGCTGGCCATGGCCGTGGCCTATGTCGTGGGGCTGTTCATCTTCCGGGCGCAGGGCCAGTACCTGGCGCTGGCGACCCTGTCGTTCGGTCTGGTGGTCAGCTCCCTGGCCAATCAACTGCCGCTGACCGGCGCCTCGAACGGCCTCGCGGGCATTCCGTCGCTGGCGCCGTTCGGTGTGGAGCTGGACACCGACCTGTCGGTCTACTACCTCGTGGCCGGCGTGCTGCTGGTCGCCGTGCTGTCCGTGGACGCGCTGCTGCGGTCCCCCGCAGGGGACGCGCTGAGCGCGCTGGGCGACAGCCCCGTGGCGACGGAGGCCGCCGGGGTGTCGGCCGCCGCGCTGCGCCGGGGCGCGTTGGCGCTCGCGGCCGGGCTCGCCTCGGTCGCGGGCAGTCTGTACGCCCATTGGTCGTCCTTCATGGACTCCGGTCAGGCAGGACTCCTCAACTCCGTGCAACTGCTCGTCATCGCCTCGGTCGGGGGACTGCGCACCCCGTGGGGCGCGCCGCTCGGTGCGCTGGTGATCGTCACGTTCTCCGAGGCGTCCAAGGACTTGATCCCGAAGGTGTTCCCGTCCGCTACCGGGAATTTCGACATCATCGTCTACGGGATCGCGTTGATAGCCGTGCTGCTGTTCCTGCCCCGAGGGGTGGGTGGCGTGACGGCGGTCCGCAGAGAGCGGTCGGTTCGGAAGCGGCAGGACGGTCCTGCCCCCGCCACGACGGCTCGTACTCAGGAAAGAGGGACACAGTGA